One window of Brachionichthys hirsutus isolate HB-005 chromosome 21, CSIRO-AGI_Bhir_v1, whole genome shotgun sequence genomic DNA carries:
- the ppm1bb gene encoding protein phosphatase 1bb, which produces MGAFLDKPKTEKHSAHGEGNGLRYGLSSMQGWRVEMEDAHTAVVGLPHGLADWSFFAVYDGHAGSRVANYCSGHLLEHILSGGADFTPGPGSVEGVKDGIRSGFLNIDEYMRSFSDLRQGLDRSGSTAVCVLLSPAHLYFINCGDSRAVLSRDTKVGFSTQDHKPCNPREKERIQNAGGSVMIQRVNGSLAVSRALGDYDYKCVDGKGPTEQLVSPEPEVCVLERSAEGDEFVVLACDGIWDVMSNEELCDFVRSRLMVCDDLEKVCNSVVDTCLHKGSRDNMSVVVMRFPGAPKISEEAVKKEEELDKYLEARVEELLGNCGEAGVPDLVSILRSIATENIPNLPPGGGLASK; this is translated from the exons ATGGGTGCGTTCCTGGACAAGCCGAAGACGGAGAAGCACAGCGCCCACGGCGAGGGCAACGGGCTGCGCTACGGCCTGAGCTCCATGCAGGGCTGGCGGGTGGAGATGGAGGACGCCCACACCGCCGTGGTCGGCCTCCCCCACGGGCTGGCCGACTGGTCCTTCTTCGCCGTCTACGACGGCCACGCGGGCTCCCGAGTGGCCAACTACTGCTCCGGCCACTTGCTGGAGCACATCCTGTCAGGGGGGGCCGACTTCACCCCGGGACCCGGCTCCGTGGAGGGCGTGAAGGACGGCATCCGCTCGGGCTTCCTGAACATTGACGAGTACATGCGCAGCTTCTCCGACCTGCGGCAGGGCCTGGACCGCAGCGGCTCCACGGCCGTCTGCGTGCTgcttagccccgcccacctctaCTTCATTAACTGCGGCGACTCGCGTGCCGTGCTGAGCCGGGACACCAAAGTGGGCTTCTCCACCCAGGACCACAAGCCCTGCAACCCCCGCGAGAAGGAGCGCATCCAGAACGCCGGGGGCTCGGTGATGATTCAGCGGGTCAACGGCTCCCTGGCCGTGTCCCGCGCCCTGGGGGACTACGACTACAAGTGCGTGGACGGTAAGGGCCCCACGGAGCAGCTGGTGAGCCCCGAGCCCGAGGTGTGCGTGCTGGAGCGCTCCGCCGAAGGGGACGAGTTTGTGGTGCTGGCGTGCGACGGGATCTGGGACGTCATGTCGAACGAGGAGCTGTGTGACTTTGTCCGCTCTCGGCTCATGGTGTGCGACGACCTGGAGAAGGTCTGTAACTCGGTGGTGGACACCTGTCTGCATAAg gGGAGCAGAGACAACATGAGCGTGGTGGTGATGCGTTTCCCCGGGGCGCCCAAGATCTCGGAGGAGGCggtgaagaaagaggaggagttgGATAAATACCTGGAGGCCCGTGTCGAGG agCTCCTGGGGAACTGCGGGGAGGCTGGCGTCCCGGACCTGGTGTCGATCCTGAGGAGCATCGCCACGGAGAACATCCCCAACCTTCCACCGGGAGGAGGCCTGGCCAGCAAGTAA
- the prkcea gene encoding LOW QUALITY PROTEIN: protein kinase C epsilon type (The sequence of the model RefSeq protein was modified relative to this genomic sequence to represent the inferred CDS: deleted 1 base in 1 codon) has translation MTMMKTIDLEPEGKVYVVIDLSGSSTEGKNTHTHTRVGSQRFSVNMPHKFHIHNYKVPTFCDHCGSLLWGLMRQGLQCKVCKMNVHRRCETNVAPNCGVDARGIAKVLSDLGVTPDKISNTAQRRRKLTPGQDPPQSPPELSQAEENSFAQPAVPASPSQQDLAGLDRLQDVLSLAQQGPQHSASCSSSSSCSTTSSSLSSSSTARENGQIQRRTLKEFNFIKVLGKGSFGKVMLAELKGTEEVYAVKVLKKDVILQDDDVDCTMTEKRILALARRHPYLTQLYCCFQTRDRLFFVMEYVNGGDLMFQIQRSRKFDEPRSRFYAAEVTSALMFLHRNGVIYRDLKLDNILLDAEGHCKLADFGMCKEGIMNGVTTTTFCGTPDYIAPEILQELEYGASVDWWALGVLMYEMMAGQPPFEADNEDDLFESILHDDVLYPVWLSKEAVSILRAFMTKNSAKRLGCVVNQGCEEAIKSHAFFREIDWVLLEQRKVKPPFKPRIKTKRDVNNFDQDFTKEDPVLTPTDEAIVRQINQEEFKDFSYCAPEETQT, from the exons atgacgatgatgaagacc ATCGACCTGGAGCCAGAGGGGAAGGTGTACGTGGTCATCGATCTGTCCGGCTCGTCCACCGaaggtaaaaacacacacacacacacacgg GTGGGTTCGCAGCGGTTCAGCGTCAACATGCCCCACAAGTTCCACATCCACAACTACAAGGTCCCCACCTTCTGTGATCACTGCGGCTCCCTGCTGTGGGGCCTCATGAGGCAGGGCCTGCAGTGCAAAG TGTGCAAGATGAACGTTCACAGGCGCTGCGAGACCAACGTCGCTCCCAACTGTGGCGTGGACGCCCGCGGGATCGCCAAGGTCCTGTCTGACCTGGGAGTCACGCCCGATAAGATCTCCAACACGGCTCAGCGCAGGAGGAAG tTGACTCCAGGGCAGGACCCTCCCCAGTCGCCTCCCGAGCTCTCC CAGGCCGAGGAGAACAGCTTCGCCCAGCCGGCTGTTCCCGCCTCCCCGTCGCAGCAGG ACTTGGCAGGACTAGATCGCCTGCAGGACGTGCTGTCACTCGCCCAGCAGGGACCCCAACactccgcctcctgctcctcttcctcctcctgctccaccacctcctcctctttgtcctcctcgtCGACAGCCAGGGAGAACGGGCAGATCCAGAGGAGGACCCTCAAGGAGTTCAACTTTATCAAGGTTCTCGGCAAAGGCAGCTTCGGcaag gtGATGCTGGCGGAGCTGAAGGGAACGGAGGAGGTTTACGCCGTCAAGGTCCTGAAGAAGGATGTGATCCTGCAGGACGACGACGTGGACTGCACCATGACCGAGAAGCGCATCCTGGCCCTGGCCCGCCGACACCCCTACCTCACCCAGCTGTACTGCTGCTTCCAGACACGG GACCGCTTGTTTTTCGTCATGGAATACGTGAACGGAGGAGACCTGATGTTCCAGATTCAGCGTTCCAGGAAGTTCGACGAGCCTCGCTCTCGCTTCTACGCCGCCGAAGTCACCTCGGCCCTCATGTTCCTGCACCGCAACGGCGTCATCTACAG GGATCTGAAGCTGGACAACATCCTGTTGGACGCAGAGGGTCACTGCAAACTGGCAGACTTCGGGATGTGTAAGGAGGGCATCATGAACGGGGTGACCACCACCACCTTCTGTGGCACGCCGGACTACATCGCCCCTgag atcctgcaggagctggagtaCGGGGCCTCGGTGGACTGGTGGGCCCTGGGGGTGCTGATGTACGAGATGATGGCCGGGCAGCCCCCGTTCGAAGCCGACAACGAGGACGACTTGTTCGAGTCGATCCTCCACGACGACGTCCTCTACCCCGTGTGGCTCAGCAAGGAAGCCGTGTCCATCCTCAGAGCG TTCATGACCAAGAACTCGGCCAAGCGTCTGGGCTGCGTGGTGAACCAGGGCTGCGAGGAGGCCATCAAGAGCCACGCCTTCTTCAGAGAGATCGACTgggtgctgctggagcagaggaAGGTCAAGCCGCCCTTCAAGCCCCGGAtt AAAACCAAGCGAGACGTGAATAACTTCGACCAGGACTTCACCAAGGAGGACCCGGTGCTGACCCCCACCGACGAGGCCATCGTCCGACAGATCAACCAAGAGGAGTTCAAAGACTTCTCCTACTGCGCCCCCGAGGAGACGCAGAcctaa
- the mta3 gene encoding LOW QUALITY PROTEIN: metastasis-associated protein MTA3 (The sequence of the model RefSeq protein was modified relative to this genomic sequence to represent the inferred CDS: inserted 1 base in 1 codon): protein MAANMYRVGDYVFFENSSSNPYLIRRIEELNKTASGNVEAKVVCFYRRRDISHTLIQLADKHAKELEEEKESPTETELTXKQKHQLRHRELFLSRQYESLPATHIRGKCSVALLNETEAVLSYLDKEDTFFYSLVYDPTQKTLLADKGEIRVGPRFQADVPEMLQEGEADDRDQTKLEEKLWDPECPLTNKQIDQFLVVARAVGTFARALDCSSSVRQPSLHMSAAAASRDITLFHAMDTLHRHNYDLSSALSVLVPAGGPVLCRDEMEEWSASEAAMFEEALEKYGKDFNDIRQDFLPWKSLTSIIEYYYMWKTTDRYVQQKRLKAAEAESKLKQVYIPTYNKPNPNQISMTNGKMATVNGAGPGAFHAAGGGRACESCYTMQSAQWYSWGPPNMQCRLCVSCWMYWKKYGGLKMPSRAEGPDERTSPSPASNEPRSRSHGPRQSNHMVPMRNSGSPKSSMKTKQAFLLQATRITKLARLMCRDVIRLRRAARRPFVPINFGAVKAEYMLRASEGQGTRLPKTRAAQRSTLTSVLQFLESRPAAHAPRPHRTPGLQTPPPRRLLSSLPHGMLGKRSYHHHSRTEPERRAENPGTTGGPPLHNGRNSGNTRGGVMIRKRRPNWIDAPDDSFFLVTRETRRARRLLSRSQLRHACRQPCEQITLRRVSQGLPQGLVLAPPHPHPSLRMRGPIVIHD, encoded by the exons AGGAgttggaagaggagaaggagagccCGACGGAGACAGAGctaa gaaaacagaaacaccaGCTTCGCCACAGAGAGCTCTTCCTCTCCAGGCAGTACGAGAGTTTACCCGCGACACACATCAG GGGGAAGTGCAGCGTGGCGTTATTGAACGAGACCGAAGCCGTTCTTTCTTACCTTGATAAAGAG GATACGTTCTTCTACTCGCTGGTGTACGACCCGACGCAGAAGACCCTCCTGGCTGACAAAGGGGAGATCCGAGTGGGACCTCGCTTTCAGGCCGACGTACCCGAAATGCTCCAAGAGG GCGAAGCAGACGACAGGGACCAGACAAAGTTAGAGGAGAAGCTGTGGGATCCGGAGTGTCCGCTCACCAACAAACAGATAGACCAATTCCTAGTGGTGGCACG GGCGGTCGGGACCTTCGCTCGGGCGCTGGACTGCAGCAGTTCGGTCAGGCAGCCCAGCTTGCATatgagcgccgccgccgcctcgcgAGACATCACACTG TTCCACGCCATGGACACGCTGCACCGCCACAATTACGACCTCTCCAGCGCCCTGAGCGTGCTCGTCCCGGCGGGGGGCCCGGTGCTCTGCCGGGACGAGATGGAGGAGTGGAGCGCCTCCGAGGCGGCCATGTTcgaggaggcgctggagaaatACGGCAAAGACTTCAACGACATCCGACAAGACTTC CTGCCGTGGAAGTCTTTGACCAGCATCATAGAGTACTACTACATGTGGAAGACCACAGACAGATACGTGCAACAG AAGAGGCTGAAGGCGGCGGAGGCGGAGAGCAAGCTGAAGCAGGTTTACATCCCCACGTA CAACAAGCCCAACCCCAACCAGATCTCCATGACGAACGGCAAGATGGCGACGGTGAACGGCGCGGGGCCCGGGGCCTTTCACGCAGCGGGCGGCGGGAGAGCCTGCGAGAGCTGCTACA CCATGCAGTCGGCCCAGTGGTACTCGTGGGGCCCCCCCAACATGCAGTGCCGCCTGTGCGTTTCCTGCTGGATGTACTGGAAGAAGTACGGCGGCCTGAAGATGCCGAGCCGAGCGGAGGGCCCGGATGAGCGGACTTCGCCCAGTCCGGCCAGCAAC gagcCCCGCTCACGGAGCCACGGCCCCCGCCAGTCCAACCACATGGTGCCGATGCGAAACAGCGGCAGCCCCAAGTCCTCCATGAAGACCAAGCaggccttcctgctgcaggccaCCCGCATCACCAAGCTCGCCCGGCTCATgtgccgtgatgtcatcaggctGCGCCGCGCCGCGCGCCGCCCCTTTGTCCCCATTAACTTTGGGGCCGTTAAGGCAGAGT ACATGTTAAGGGCGTCGGAAGGGCAGGGGACACGCCTACCCAAAACCAGAGCCGCCCAAAGGAGCACCCTGACCAGCGTTCTGCAGTTCCTAG AGTCCCGTCCGGCAGCCCACGCCCCGCGCCCCCACCGCACCCCGGGCCTGCAGACGCCTCCCCCGCGCCGCCTCCTGTCCTCGCTCCCGCACGGCATGCTGGGAAAGCGCAGCTACCACCACCACAGCAGGACCGAGCCGGAGAGACGCGCAG AGAACCCAGGTACGACAGGGGGACCCCCCCTG cataaCGGCCGCAACAGCGGAAACACCCGGGGCGGGGTGATGATCCGCAAGAGACGCCCCAACTGGATCGACGCCCCCGATGACAGCTTCTTCCTCGTCACCCGGGAGACCAG GAGGGCCAGGCGGCTGCTGTCCCGCTCCCAGCTGAGGCACGCTTGCCGACAGCCCTGTGAGCAGATCACCCTGCGCAGGGTCTCCCAGGGCCTGCCACAGGGGCTCGTCCTCGCCCCTCCGCACCCTCACCCCAGCCTGAGGATGCGGGGCCCCATCGTCATCCACGACTGA